A genomic region of Salinibacterium sp. NK8237 contains the following coding sequences:
- a CDS encoding ATP-dependent DNA helicase RecG — translation MQRGLGLLTVGDLMTHYPRRYARRGELTALAQLPLDEAVTIVAEVREVRNRPMRNKRGSILEVSISDGTGILTLTFFNQAWRANELTPGVRGIFAGKVGQYRGTRQLAHPDYELFDRDALELKKPEQAKSWAEQPIPIYPATSTVASWQIQKAVEVVLDTLGPLDDPVPDAVRRERELLPFAKALEQVHRPKVDSDWRAARDTLRFQEAFVLQAALLQQRQKQRESEAIARTAGPLLEGFDAALPFTLTGDQQTVGEEIFHDMAQPVPMNRLVQGEVGSGKTLVALRAMLAVAQSGGQSALLAPTEVLAHQHFRSIIRTLGPDLAAELRPTLITGQLPTAERKKALLATVSGASRIVIGTHALLGDAVTFVDLGLVVVDEQHRFGVDQREALRLKGAKPPHVLVLTATPIPRTVAMTVFGDLDISSIAELPAGRQPISSHVVPLAEKPGWVSRVWQRLAEELAIGRQGFVVCPAIDAKTEEPGSEPAPAVSDDPDAGPPRPIANVTEVLASLRSNKVLAGKRIEALHGKLSSEEKDELMRAFAAGDIDVLVATTVIEVGVDVPNASVMVVLDADRFGVSQLHQLRGRVGRGGVPGLCLFVTAAEVESLARERVEAVASTLDGFELANKDLELRREGDVLGGVQSGGRSSLKLLRVANDGQLITEAREAAQGLLVADPTLAEHPALAEALKRRLDESAEAFLGKN, via the coding sequence ATGCAGCGCGGTCTTGGCTTGCTCACGGTCGGCGATCTGATGACCCACTATCCGCGGCGGTATGCGCGGCGAGGCGAGCTGACTGCGTTGGCCCAGTTGCCGTTGGATGAGGCAGTCACGATCGTCGCAGAAGTGCGCGAGGTGCGCAATCGTCCGATGCGCAACAAGCGCGGCTCGATTCTTGAGGTGTCGATCAGCGACGGCACGGGCATCCTGACTCTCACGTTCTTCAATCAGGCCTGGCGTGCCAATGAGTTGACGCCGGGGGTGCGTGGAATCTTTGCGGGCAAGGTTGGCCAATATCGTGGCACGCGCCAGCTCGCTCACCCCGACTACGAACTCTTTGACCGGGATGCTCTCGAGCTCAAGAAGCCCGAGCAGGCCAAGTCATGGGCCGAGCAGCCGATCCCCATTTATCCGGCGACGTCGACGGTCGCGAGTTGGCAAATTCAGAAAGCCGTCGAGGTCGTGCTCGATACGCTTGGCCCGCTTGATGACCCGGTTCCGGATGCCGTTCGTCGCGAACGCGAGTTGCTTCCGTTTGCGAAGGCGCTTGAGCAAGTGCACCGCCCGAAGGTTGACTCGGACTGGCGGGCAGCTCGCGACACCCTGCGTTTTCAGGAAGCATTCGTTCTGCAGGCGGCGCTTCTGCAACAGCGTCAGAAACAGCGCGAATCGGAAGCCATCGCACGCACGGCCGGCCCACTGCTCGAAGGCTTCGACGCAGCGTTGCCGTTCACGCTCACGGGCGATCAGCAAACCGTGGGGGAGGAAATCTTCCACGACATGGCGCAGCCGGTTCCGATGAATCGGCTCGTGCAGGGTGAGGTGGGTTCCGGCAAGACTCTGGTCGCGCTGCGGGCGATGCTCGCGGTCGCGCAATCGGGTGGGCAATCAGCGTTGCTGGCTCCCACTGAGGTTTTGGCGCATCAACATTTCCGTTCGATCATCCGCACGCTGGGCCCCGATCTCGCGGCCGAACTGCGCCCGACCCTCATCACAGGCCAGCTGCCGACAGCAGAGCGCAAGAAGGCGCTGCTGGCGACCGTGTCGGGGGCTTCTCGCATCGTGATCGGCACGCACGCCCTCCTGGGCGACGCGGTCACGTTTGTCGATCTCGGTCTCGTCGTCGTTGATGAGCAACACCGTTTCGGCGTCGACCAGCGCGAAGCGCTGCGGCTCAAGGGCGCGAAGCCTCCCCACGTTCTGGTGCTCACGGCAACGCCCATCCCGCGCACGGTTGCGATGACCGTGTTCGGCGACCTCGATATCTCCTCGATTGCTGAGTTGCCCGCTGGCCGTCAGCCCATCAGCAGTCACGTCGTGCCCCTCGCCGAAAAACCAGGCTGGGTGTCGCGCGTCTGGCAGCGACTGGCAGAAGAACTCGCCATCGGTCGTCAAGGCTTCGTTGTGTGCCCCGCCATTGACGCCAAAACTGAAGAGCCCGGCAGTGAGCCGGCGCCCGCTGTCTCCGATGATCCGGATGCCGGACCACCGCGCCCGATCGCCAACGTGACCGAGGTGCTGGCGTCGCTCCGCAGCAACAAGGTTCTCGCGGGCAAGCGGATCGAGGCGCTCCACGGCAAGCTCTCGAGCGAGGAGAAAGACGAGCTCATGCGCGCCTTCGCCGCGGGCGACATTGATGTGCTCGTCGCGACGACGGTCATCGAAGTGGGTGTCGACGTGCCGAACGCCTCGGTGATGGTTGTGCTCGACGCTGATCGTTTCGGGGTCTCTCAGTTGCACCAGTTGCGCGGCCGGGTTGGTCGTGGTGGGGTTCCGGGGCTGTGCCTGTTCGTCACGGCAGCCGAGGTGGAGTCGTTGGCGCGCGAACGCGTTGAGGCTGTGGCATCCACCCTCGATGGTTTCGAACTCGCCAACAAAGACCTTGAGCTGCGCCGCGAAGGCGATGTGCTTGGCGGCGTGCAGTCGGGTGGGCGTTCGAGCCTCAAGCTGCTGCGAGTGGCCAACGACGGTCAACTCATCACCGAAGCGCGCGAGGCGGCTCAGGGGCTGTTGGTCGCAGACCCGACCTTGGCAGAGCATCCGGCGCTCGCCGAAGCACTCAAGCGTCGGCTTGACGAAAGTGCCGAAGCGTTCCTCGGCAAGAACTAG
- the rsmD gene encoding 16S rRNA (guanine(966)-N(2))-methyltransferase RsmD, producing MTRIIAGYAGSLTIAVPSAGTRPTSDRLREAIFSALEARDAIEGARVLDLYAGTGALGLESASRGAPHVTLVENNARAAATCRKNATLIAAKAPRGSKPIILTAARAVHTFLETSGDQWDLVFIDPPYELGNGELLVALELLASQLSPDALVIVERSSRDPEPEWPAGLELDRRKDYGDTTLYWVQPTEA from the coding sequence ATGACACGCATAATCGCCGGGTATGCCGGCTCCCTCACCATCGCCGTACCGAGCGCGGGCACTCGCCCCACAAGCGACCGCCTGCGCGAAGCGATCTTCTCCGCGCTCGAAGCCCGCGACGCGATCGAAGGCGCCCGCGTGCTCGACCTCTACGCCGGCACCGGAGCGCTCGGGCTCGAGTCCGCCTCGCGCGGCGCACCCCACGTCACCCTCGTCGAGAACAACGCTCGCGCCGCCGCCACCTGCCGCAAGAACGCGACCCTCATCGCGGCAAAGGCTCCGCGCGGATCAAAGCCGATCATTCTTACCGCCGCTCGCGCTGTGCACACGTTCTTAGAGACATCCGGTGATCAGTGGGATCTCGTCTTCATCGACCCGCCCTACGAACTCGGCAACGGTGAACTGCTGGTAGCGCTCGAACTGCTCGCGAGCCAGCTCAGCCCCGACGCCCTCGTGATCGTCGAACGCAGCTCGCGCGACCCCGAACCGGAGTGGCCCGCTGGGCTCGAACTCGACCGGCGCAAAGACTACGGCGACACCACGCTCTACTGGGTTCAGCCGACCGAGGCATAG
- the thiL gene encoding thiamine-phosphate kinase, producing MTIDRASETLDTLGGVGELAALKRIFPRLPSAEAELLGPGDDSAVLATPDKRVVITTDMMIHGPDFRLAWSSPYDLGWKAAATNLSDVAAMGAVPTGLVVAIAAPNDTPVSALEAIADGLREGCETLAPGSGVIGGDLSVSTVLTIVITAFGDLEGRAPVLRSGAQAGDVIAVSGTLGLAAEGLRLLFTEGVVDGEPDAAAAAALATTHPDAIAAQLRPAPPIADGKAAAIGGATAMLDLSDGLAIDARRVATASGVGLDLSSEAVGGRAQLDGGEDHSLLATFPESTPLPAGFRAIGRVVEGEGVLVDGVAYTERGGWDPYAGWDGAVG from the coding sequence ATGACGATTGACCGCGCGAGCGAGACCCTTGACACTCTCGGCGGCGTGGGCGAGCTTGCCGCGCTGAAGCGCATCTTTCCGCGACTGCCTTCTGCTGAGGCGGAGCTTCTCGGCCCGGGCGATGACTCTGCCGTGTTGGCAACGCCAGACAAGCGTGTCGTGATCACGACGGACATGATGATTCATGGCCCAGACTTTCGGCTGGCGTGGTCGTCTCCGTACGATCTCGGCTGGAAAGCTGCTGCCACAAATTTGTCGGATGTCGCAGCGATGGGGGCGGTTCCCACCGGTCTCGTGGTCGCAATTGCGGCACCCAACGACACCCCCGTCTCGGCGCTTGAAGCAATCGCCGACGGCCTGCGCGAGGGCTGCGAGACGCTTGCTCCCGGCAGCGGTGTAATCGGCGGCGACCTCTCGGTCTCCACAGTGCTCACGATTGTCATCACGGCCTTTGGTGATCTCGAAGGGCGCGCCCCGGTTCTGCGTTCTGGTGCCCAAGCCGGCGACGTGATCGCCGTCTCGGGCACGCTCGGCCTCGCGGCTGAGGGCTTGCGGTTGTTGTTCACTGAGGGCGTCGTTGATGGCGAACCGGATGCCGCAGCCGCCGCAGCCCTCGCGACAACGCATCCCGATGCCATCGCCGCCCAACTCAGGCCAGCGCCCCCGATCGCGGACGGCAAAGCCGCCGCTATCGGAGGAGCCACGGCCATGCTCGACCTGAGCGACGGGCTCGCGATCGATGCTCGCCGCGTTGCCACCGCTAGTGGCGTTGGGCTTGATTTGTCATCCGAAGCGGTGGGAGGCCGGGCGCAGCTCGACGGTGGGGAAGACCACTCATTGCTCGCGACGTTCCCGGAATCCACCCCGCTGCCCGCAGGATTCCGCGCGATTGGTCGCGTCGTCGAAGGCGAGGGCGTGCTTGTCGATGGCGTTGCCTACACCGAGCGCGGCGGTTGGGATCCCTATGCGGGCTGGGATGGCGCCGTCGGCTAG
- a CDS encoding DUF3515 family protein → MRTTTRTPIIAMLAMIPLLATLGGCAAIVPLEPADDAANPSCADVIVRLPDTVAGLDKRETNAQGTGAWGEPAMILLRCGVAVPDPTAELACVTAPEDGIDWLRDDSDAPNYVFTSYGRDPAVQVIVDSDGDPDIDGDEVSGFDALSQLAAAVSQVPADSFCVGFSDTIAPTETAESSDDEAE, encoded by the coding sequence ATGAGAACGACGACCCGCACCCCCATAATCGCCATGCTCGCGATGATTCCTTTGCTAGCAACGCTGGGCGGATGCGCGGCGATTGTTCCCCTGGAGCCTGCGGATGACGCCGCCAACCCATCCTGCGCCGACGTCATCGTGCGTCTCCCCGACACTGTCGCTGGTCTCGACAAGCGCGAGACCAATGCTCAGGGCACGGGAGCGTGGGGAGAACCGGCCATGATCTTGTTACGCTGCGGCGTTGCAGTGCCTGATCCCACCGCCGAACTCGCCTGCGTCACCGCGCCCGAAGACGGCATCGACTGGCTGCGCGATGACAGCGACGCCCCCAACTACGTCTTCACCTCTTACGGCCGCGATCCCGCCGTGCAGGTCATCGTCGACAGCGACGGCGACCCTGATATCGATGGTGACGAGGTCTCGGGCTTTGACGCGCTCAGTCAACTTGCCGCTGCCGTCAGTCAGGTACCGGCCGACAGCTTTTGCGTTGGATTCTCCGACACTATTGCGCCAACCGAGACCGCTGAGTCCAGCGACGACGAAGCCGAATAG
- a CDS encoding D-alanine--D-alanine ligase family protein — MTAQPTTTVVLLFGGRSSEHSISCATAGGVLSAIDRDKYTVIPVGITREGAFTLQPDDADAFRLNAEAMPEVVDNGTRVHWPESSASQQLTVTDAEGNTRSLGDVDVVFPILHGPFGEDGTVQGLIELTGLPYVGNGVLASAMGMNKHFTKLALEAAGVAVAPWVTVSAQQWQRTPDVWRKRASSLGFPVFVKPARAGSSVGVTKVSSADELDAAFATAFAEDSTALVEQAMTGREIECGVLSGRDGGETRVSVAGEIVVTGRDFYDFDAKYLDVSAAELICPAPLRDGELWQMQRTAARAFESIGGAGLARVDFFFDGTEFVVNEINTLPGFTPISMFPKCWAASGMSYPELIDELIELGLETVR, encoded by the coding sequence ATGACGGCCCAGCCCACAACAACCGTGGTTCTGCTGTTCGGTGGTCGTTCTTCGGAACACAGCATCAGCTGCGCAACCGCCGGCGGCGTTCTTTCGGCGATCGACCGCGACAAGTACACGGTTATCCCAGTCGGCATTACGCGCGAGGGGGCCTTCACGCTCCAACCCGATGACGCCGATGCTTTCCGGCTCAACGCTGAGGCCATGCCCGAGGTCGTCGACAACGGTACGCGCGTTCACTGGCCCGAGTCATCCGCATCTCAGCAGCTGACGGTCACGGATGCCGAAGGCAACACTCGTAGCCTCGGTGACGTTGATGTGGTCTTCCCGATCCTTCACGGCCCGTTCGGCGAAGACGGAACAGTGCAAGGACTCATCGAGCTCACCGGTTTGCCGTATGTCGGCAATGGCGTGCTGGCGTCGGCGATGGGCATGAATAAGCACTTCACGAAGCTCGCGCTTGAGGCGGCCGGCGTCGCTGTTGCCCCGTGGGTGACGGTGTCGGCGCAGCAGTGGCAACGCACTCCGGATGTCTGGCGCAAGCGTGCATCCAGTCTTGGTTTCCCTGTCTTTGTAAAGCCTGCACGCGCAGGTTCCTCGGTCGGAGTGACCAAGGTGTCGAGCGCCGACGAACTGGATGCCGCTTTTGCGACAGCTTTTGCCGAAGACTCCACAGCGCTCGTCGAACAGGCGATGACGGGCCGCGAGATTGAGTGTGGCGTGCTGTCGGGCCGCGACGGTGGTGAAACTCGCGTGAGTGTCGCCGGCGAGATCGTGGTCACCGGCCGCGACTTCTACGATTTCGATGCCAAGTATCTCGACGTTTCTGCGGCTGAACTGATCTGCCCAGCACCGCTGCGGGATGGCGAACTGTGGCAAATGCAGCGCACCGCAGCGCGGGCATTCGAATCCATCGGGGGAGCGGGGCTCGCCCGCGTCGATTTCTTCTTCGACGGCACCGAATTTGTGGTCAACGAAATCAATACGTTGCCTGGCTTCACACCGATCTCGATGTTCCCGAAGTGCTGGGCTGCAAGCGGCATGAGTTACCCCGAGTTGATCGACGAACTCATCGAACTCGGGCTAGAAACCGTTCGCTAG
- a CDS encoding NAD(P)H-dependent glycerol-3-phosphate dehydrogenase yields MLSGSAGAPETPRRVAVLGAGSWGTTFSKILADGGNDVALWARRPELAREITQSKRNSDYLPGINLPRSLWASDKLHEVLDGAEQVYLSVPAQSLRENLRIVRELIPENAIIVSLMKGVEKGTGARMSEVILQELGVDPNRVAVASGPNLALEIAKEQPTAAVMSSASLETATAVAVTARNRYFRSFVNTDVIGTEFGGVLKNLIAVAIGIVDGVGYGENTKASIITRGLAEMTDFSVAFGARPETLAGLAGLGDLIATCESSLSRNNTAGRLLGQGYSFSEVIKQMNQTAEGLSSVAPILELALSKGVDMPIASQVAEVLAGTLAPRDIAPHLTTDDLPQGE; encoded by the coding sequence GTGCTGAGCGGTAGCGCCGGAGCGCCGGAAACCCCTCGTCGTGTTGCCGTTCTTGGCGCGGGCTCCTGGGGCACCACTTTCTCCAAGATCTTGGCCGACGGCGGCAACGATGTTGCGCTCTGGGCTCGCCGCCCCGAGTTGGCACGCGAGATCACGCAATCCAAGCGCAATAGCGACTATCTTCCCGGCATCAACCTCCCGCGCTCCTTGTGGGCCAGCGACAAGCTGCATGAAGTTCTGGATGGCGCCGAGCAGGTGTACCTCTCGGTTCCGGCGCAGTCGCTGCGGGAGAACCTGCGCATCGTTCGCGAACTCATCCCCGAAAACGCCATTATCGTCTCGCTCATGAAGGGTGTCGAAAAGGGCACCGGGGCGCGGATGAGCGAAGTGATCCTGCAGGAACTCGGTGTCGATCCGAATCGTGTTGCCGTGGCATCCGGCCCCAACCTAGCTCTGGAGATTGCTAAGGAGCAGCCGACGGCAGCGGTTATGAGCAGCGCAAGCCTCGAAACAGCGACTGCTGTCGCGGTAACGGCCCGCAACCGCTACTTTCGTTCTTTTGTGAATACCGATGTCATCGGTACCGAATTCGGCGGAGTGCTCAAGAACCTCATCGCTGTGGCGATCGGAATCGTGGATGGTGTTGGCTACGGCGAGAACACCAAGGCGTCGATCATTACTCGAGGCCTCGCTGAGATGACAGATTTCTCGGTCGCTTTCGGCGCGCGGCCCGAAACGCTCGCGGGGCTTGCCGGCCTGGGCGACCTCATTGCAACGTGCGAGTCATCGCTGTCGCGCAATAACACTGCCGGCCGTCTTCTCGGTCAGGGCTACAGCTTCTCTGAAGTGATCAAGCAGATGAACCAGACCGCTGAAGGCCTGTCGTCTGTTGCCCCCATCCTTGAACTTGCGCTCTCCAAGGGCGTGGATATGCCCATCGCGAGCCAAGTAGCTGAAGTGCTGGCTGGCACGCTCGCGCCGCGCGATATCGCCCCACATTTGACCACAGACGATCTTCCTCAGGGGGAGTAA
- a CDS encoding lysophospholipid acyltransferase family protein — MKSEKTAAFRVLAFLLLPTMTILAKFKLHDSHNVPAEGAFVISPNHYSNIDPVVIGVAMWKIGRMPRYMAKASLFKVPVAGWLLKKSGQVPVERVPRGRESGDPLKAARQIADQGLAVVVYPEGSLTREPDMWPMRGKHGAVRTALEAGIPLIPAASWGAQEILPRYSKRISVFPRKTVHIRFGEPLDLSEFEGRNLDSRLLAEVTEKLMIAITSLLEEIRGETAPAARYNPADHGQSETGRFESK, encoded by the coding sequence GTGAAGTCAGAGAAGACTGCGGCGTTCCGTGTGCTCGCATTCTTGTTGCTTCCCACGATGACGATCTTGGCGAAGTTTAAGCTGCATGACTCACACAATGTGCCCGCCGAGGGTGCGTTTGTGATCTCTCCCAATCACTACAGCAATATCGACCCCGTCGTTATTGGCGTTGCCATGTGGAAGATTGGGCGGATGCCGCGCTACATGGCAAAAGCATCGCTGTTCAAAGTCCCGGTAGCGGGATGGCTGCTGAAGAAGTCGGGTCAGGTTCCGGTCGAACGCGTTCCGCGTGGCCGGGAGAGTGGCGACCCGCTGAAGGCCGCCCGTCAGATCGCTGATCAGGGGCTTGCTGTTGTGGTGTACCCGGAGGGTTCGTTGACGCGGGAGCCCGATATGTGGCCTATGCGAGGAAAGCATGGTGCTGTACGCACCGCGCTCGAGGCCGGCATCCCATTGATTCCAGCGGCGAGCTGGGGCGCCCAAGAAATTCTGCCCCGCTATTCAAAACGTATTAGTGTTTTTCCCCGAAAGACTGTTCACATTCGTTTTGGTGAACCCCTAGATTTGTCTGAGTTCGAAGGCAGAAATCTGGATTCGCGATTGCTCGCTGAAGTAACGGAGAAACTCATGATCGCCATCACGTCGCTGCTCGAAGAAATCCGGGGAGAAACTGCTCCCGCTGCGCGGTACAACCCCGCAGACCATGGTCAGAGCGAGACCGGCCGATTCGAGAGCAAGTAA
- the murA gene encoding UDP-N-acetylglucosamine 1-carboxyvinyltransferase, translating to MNPLAQDATAAAKRTGLLSNQIIINGGKPLRGRINVRGAKNLATKAMVAALLADTPSVLKDVPAISDVRVVTGMLEAYGVTVTETGDGELTLDPKNVLKAHFAKIDALAGSSRIPILFCGPLLHRLGEALIPDLGGCRIGDRPIDFHLDALRAFGAVVDKSYEGIRLTAPDGLHGANIDLPYPSVGATEQVLLTAVLAKGVTELKGAAIEPEIMDLIAILQKMGAIINVEPNRVIFIEGVEKLTGYNHRALFDRNEAASWASAALATGGDIFVEGALQQELMTFLNIFRKVGGAFDIAEDGIRFWHPGGALKPVVVETDVHPGFMTDWQQPLIVALTQAEGRSVVHETVYENRLGFTAALIEMGANIEVFEEGIESVSRRVPRRPLEQAAVIIGPTPLHGADVEIPDLRGGFSHLIAALTAEGQSTVSNIGIIARGYEHFIDKLESLGADFIYEG from the coding sequence ATGAATCCATTGGCTCAAGACGCAACAGCGGCAGCCAAGCGAACCGGGTTGCTTTCTAACCAGATCATTATTAATGGTGGAAAGCCGCTTCGTGGACGCATCAACGTACGTGGTGCCAAGAACCTTGCGACAAAAGCAATGGTGGCTGCTCTACTCGCTGATACTCCCAGTGTGCTCAAAGATGTTCCCGCGATCAGCGATGTTCGCGTTGTCACCGGAATGCTGGAAGCGTACGGCGTTACCGTCACCGAGACGGGCGATGGTGAACTGACCCTTGACCCCAAGAACGTGCTCAAAGCGCACTTCGCAAAGATCGATGCGCTCGCTGGTTCAAGCCGCATCCCGATCCTCTTCTGTGGGCCGTTGCTTCACCGCCTTGGCGAAGCGCTTATCCCTGACCTGGGTGGTTGCCGCATCGGCGATCGTCCCATCGACTTCCACTTGGATGCGCTGCGCGCCTTCGGTGCCGTCGTAGACAAGAGCTACGAGGGCATTCGTCTCACCGCTCCGGATGGCCTCCACGGCGCAAATATCGACTTGCCCTATCCGAGCGTGGGCGCAACCGAGCAGGTTCTCCTTACCGCGGTTCTCGCCAAGGGCGTCACCGAGCTCAAGGGCGCAGCTATTGAGCCCGAGATCATGGATCTCATCGCCATCTTGCAAAAGATGGGCGCGATCATCAATGTCGAGCCCAACCGCGTCATCTTCATTGAGGGCGTCGAGAAGCTCACCGGCTACAACCACCGCGCACTCTTCGACCGCAATGAGGCCGCAAGCTGGGCATCCGCAGCTCTCGCTACCGGCGGAGATATCTTCGTTGAGGGCGCGCTGCAACAAGAGCTCATGACGTTCTTGAACATCTTCCGCAAGGTGGGTGGAGCTTTTGATATCGCTGAAGATGGCATTCGCTTCTGGCACCCGGGTGGTGCCCTCAAGCCGGTTGTTGTTGAGACTGACGTACACCCCGGCTTCATGACTGACTGGCAACAGCCGTTGATCGTGGCGCTTACGCAGGCAGAGGGCCGTTCGGTGGTACACGAGACGGTGTATGAGAACCGTCTCGGCTTCACGGCGGCTCTCATCGAAATGGGCGCCAACATTGAGGTGTTCGAAGAAGGAATCGAGTCGGTTAGCCGGCGCGTTCCTCGGCGCCCGCTTGAGCAAGCTGCGGTCATCATCGGCCCGACGCCATTGCACGGTGCGGATGTCGAGATTCCTGACTTGCGTGGTGGCTTCAGTCACCTCATCGCAGCATTGACCGCTGAAGGCCAGTCGACCGTGAGCAATATCGGAATCATTGCGCGCGGCTACGAACACTTCATCGACAAGCTTGAATCACTCGGCGCCGACTTCATTTACGAAGGATAA
- the leuD gene encoding 3-isopropylmalate dehydratase small subunit: MDKITTIRGNAVPLKRSNVDTDQIIPAEFLKRVTKTGFDDALFFGWRQDPDFILNREPYSHGKILIAGSDFGTGSSREHAVWALRDFGFQAVLSSRFGDIFRGNSGKQGLLAAQLAEEDIETLWALVEADPELEVTVDLETRSVIAGSAQFTFEIDDYTRWRLLEGLDDIGLTLRNESDITEFESRREAWRPKTLPAK; the protein is encoded by the coding sequence ATGGACAAGATCACGACCATCCGTGGCAACGCTGTTCCGCTCAAGCGCAGCAACGTCGACACTGACCAAATAATCCCGGCCGAGTTCCTCAAACGAGTTACCAAAACTGGATTTGACGACGCGCTATTCTTCGGCTGGCGCCAAGACCCTGACTTCATCCTTAACCGTGAACCTTATAGCCACGGCAAGATTCTCATCGCAGGCTCAGACTTCGGCACCGGGTCTAGTAGAGAACACGCTGTGTGGGCGCTTCGCGACTTCGGTTTCCAGGCGGTTCTTAGTTCACGCTTCGGTGATATTTTCCGCGGAAACTCTGGCAAGCAAGGCCTTCTGGCAGCGCAGCTCGCCGAAGAAGATATCGAGACGCTGTGGGCGCTCGTAGAAGCCGACCCTGAGCTCGAAGTCACCGTCGATCTGGAAACCCGATCGGTTATCGCCGGATCAGCACAGTTCACTTTCGAGATAGATGATTACACTAGGTGGCGTTTGCTCGAAGGGCTCGATGACATCGGCCTCACTCTGAGAAACGAATCAGATATCACTGAGTTTGAAAGTCGCCGAGAAGCATGGCGTCCGAAGACTTTGCCAGCGAAGTAA
- the leuC gene encoding 3-isopropylmalate dehydratase large subunit yields MGKTLAEKVWDDHLVVKGADGTPDLIYIDLHLVHEVTSPQAFDGLRMAGRPVRRPDLTIATEDHNTPTLAIHKPIADLTSRTQIQTLRNNAKEFGVRLHSLGDIEQGIVHVVGPQLGLTMPGITVVCGDSHTSTHGAFGAMAFGIGTSEVEHVLATQTLPLKAFKTMAITVEGELRPGVTAKDIILAVIAQIGTGGGQGYVLEFRGSAIRSLSMEGRMTICNMSIEAGARAGMIAPDQITYDYLKGRAHAPEGSDWDAAVEYWNTLATDDDAVFDAEVFLDANTLEPFVTWGTNPGQGVSLSENVPVPADIADPNARASAERALEYMALDAGMAMKDIAVDAVFMGSCTNSRIEDLRAFASIIKGRKKSDHVRVMVVPGSARVRIEAEAEGIDKIVEEFGGEWRFAGCSMCLGMNPDQLAPGERCASTSNRNFEGRQGKGGRTHLVSPLVAAATAIRGTLSSPWDLENSPLPEQLVSASTTAEESR; encoded by the coding sequence ATGGGCAAGACCCTGGCAGAGAAAGTGTGGGATGACCATCTGGTCGTCAAGGGTGCCGATGGCACTCCCGACCTTATCTACATTGACCTTCACCTTGTGCACGAAGTCACGAGCCCTCAAGCTTTCGATGGACTTCGGATGGCCGGCCGCCCCGTTCGCCGCCCCGATCTCACGATCGCGACCGAAGACCACAACACCCCGACTCTCGCGATCCATAAGCCGATCGCTGACCTCACGAGTCGCACCCAGATTCAGACGTTGCGCAATAACGCCAAAGAGTTTGGAGTGCGCCTGCACTCGCTCGGCGACATCGAGCAGGGCATCGTTCACGTTGTCGGCCCGCAGCTCGGGCTGACAATGCCCGGCATCACCGTGGTCTGCGGCGACTCGCACACGAGCACCCACGGTGCCTTCGGTGCGATGGCGTTCGGTATCGGCACGAGTGAAGTCGAGCACGTGCTCGCCACTCAGACTCTTCCGCTCAAAGCGTTCAAGACGATGGCGATCACCGTTGAGGGTGAACTGCGCCCCGGCGTCACCGCGAAAGACATCATCCTTGCTGTCATCGCGCAGATCGGAACCGGTGGTGGCCAAGGTTACGTTCTCGAATTCCGCGGCAGCGCCATCCGCTCCCTCTCTATGGAGGGCCGCATGACGATCTGCAACATGTCGATCGAGGCTGGCGCTCGCGCCGGCATGATCGCGCCGGACCAGATCACCTACGACTACCTCAAGGGTCGCGCGCACGCTCCCGAAGGCTCCGACTGGGATGCCGCCGTTGAGTACTGGAACACTCTCGCCACCGACGACGATGCCGTTTTCGATGCCGAGGTCTTCCTCGATGCGAACACCCTCGAGCCATTCGTCACGTGGGGAACCAACCCCGGCCAGGGCGTATCCCTCAGCGAGAACGTTCCCGTGCCCGCTGACATCGCAGACCCCAACGCGCGTGCGTCCGCCGAGCGTGCCCTCGAATATATGGCGCTTGACGCTGGCATGGCGATGAAAGACATTGCAGTGGATGCTGTTTTCATGGGCTCGTGCACCAACAGCCGCATCGAAGACTTGCGCGCATTCGCGTCGATCATCAAGGGTCGTAAAAAGTCTGATCACGTGCGCGTGATGGTCGTGCCGGGTTCTGCTCGCGTGCGCATCGAAGCTGAAGCCGAAGGAATCGACAAGATTGTGGAAGAGTTTGGCGGCGAATGGCGATTTGCGGGATGCTCAATGTGTCTCGGCATGAACCCCGACCAGCTGGCTCCCGGCGAACGCTGCGCTTCTACCAGTAACCGCAACTTCGAAGGCCGCCAAGGCAAGGGAGGGCGTACCCACCTCGTGTCACCGCTCGTTGCCGCAGCCACCGCCATCCGTGGCACGCTCTCCAGCCCCTGGGATTTGGAGAATAGCCCGTTGCCCGAGCAACTCGTTTCGGCCAGCACCACCGCAGAGGAGTCACGCTAA